The genomic interval TTTTTAATGCCTTCTGTGTAACCGGCGTTTGTATTGATATTAATTTGTCCCCGCTTTGTCACCGCACGAATCTGTTTCATTCCTTCAGCAATATTTACAGCAGCAAGAGACGGTTCCCCCTCACATCCCTGTCCAAAGCTGATGATTGCCTCCGGTGCATTTTCCAAATGATAAATGCCAACTGCAGCAATTTCAGCTGGGGTTGGAGTAAAATCAATACGGTTTTGGGGTGATGGACAACATTCTGAAGGCTGCAAAGAAATACAGCCAAAACAATTTGCATTGCAAGCCGGTGAAGTCGGGATTCCCGCTTCCCAACGACGATAAAATAAATTTTGCGCGGTACAACAATGCCATTGTAAAGAACAATTTGCCACTTGCTCTACAATACGATTTTGCGGCAATTCTTTTCGTGTACGTTTTACGAATTTTTTCAAATCACGCGTATTGTAATGCAATGGTTGCCATTTTGCATTTTCATCTGTATAAATTGCTGTTACATAGAGTTCATCTTTATATAATACGACTGCCGTATAGCCATAAAGTGGCAGCATCGCTTCATCTTCCACTTTCATGAACGCCGGCATGTGAGTTCTAGTATAACCGGCCGGTAAAATCGCTGCTACCGCTCTGCCGGTCAGAGGCTCGAATGCATTATCTTGCAAACCGACAGCAAGTCGCCCCGGTAAAAACATTAAATCCGCACCTTCAGGTAAAGGAATTAAATCCTCTTCCTTTAAAGGAATGAATTCATCTCCGACACGTCCAACGCCCCGATACGCAGGATCGTCAAAGATTTCCCCATTTTCATCTGCATATAATGCTGTAATCATTGTTTTCACCTCTTATACTTTCTTCTTGTTATAGCCATTCATCGCTTTATCAATTCCCTGCTTTACAATACATTCGATAACCGGTATTAATTCCTCGGCTAACTGATCAATCGCAGCTTGATCTTCGTCAGGAAATTTTGCCAGCACATGATCTACCACTGTCCAATTTGGTAAAGGCCTGCCTATCCCAATACGAACACGCGTAAATTCTTCTTTTCCTAAATTGAGCAGCATGGATTCCACGCCACGATGTCCGCCAGAACTGCCGCGTTTTTTTAATTTTACATGTCCGACTGCAATATCCATATCATCATATACAGCAATGACGTCTTCGACATTTAATTTATACCAACGCATAATTGCGCCCACTGCATTACCACTGAGATTCATGTACGTTTGGGGTTTGACAAGCAATACTGCCTCACTGCCAATTTTACATTCGGCAATCTGTGCTTCAAATTTATTTTTCCAATTGCTTACACCCAGATGCGCTGCAATTGCGTCGATTACCATAAATCCTACATTATGTCGCGTTTTGCTATATTCTTGCCCTGGATTTCCAAGACCAACAATTATTTTCATTTGGATTTTCCTCCTGTGAAATACTAAACAATGGGGCTGTCGCAATCGAAAAAAATTGCAGCAGCCCCATTGCGGTTTGCCCATTCAGACCTTACATTTATTTGTCAAATAATCCGCTTACAGAAGTGTTTGTATAAACCCTGATGATTGCTTCCCCGAAAGCCTTAGCAACAGACAAGGCTTTTATTTTTTCACTTTCTTTTTCCTTTGTTAAAGGAATGCTATTGGTAATAATCAACTCTTTGATGTTGGATTTATTAATGCGGTCGACTGCCGGATCACTAAGAATTGCATGTGTACAGCAAGCATACACTTCTTTTGCTCCCATTCTTTCTAATGCTTTTGCACCTTCTACTAAAGATCCTGCTGTATCCACGATATCATCAATAATAACAGCTGTTTTGCCCTCTACACAACCGATTAGGTTCATAACTTCGGCGACACCTGGCATTGGACGGCGTTTTTCTATAATCGCGATTGGTGCTTGCAATCTATCTGCTAATTGTCTAGCTCGTGTAACCCCGCCTAAATCTGGAGAGACAACTACGATGTTCTCTAAATTCTTATTTGTAATAAATTCGGACAAGATAGGTACACCAACCAAATGATCTAAAGGAATATCAAAGAACCCTTGAATCTGTCCAGCATGTAAATCCATCGTCATAACCCGCGTTACACCTGCGGTTGTTAATAAGTCAGCAACCAATTTTGCTGAAATAGGTTCACGACCGCGTGTTTTACGATCTTGACGTGCATATGCATAATAAGGAATTACCGCTGTGATATTTCTAGC from Massilibacillus massiliensis carries:
- a CDS encoding ribose-phosphate diphosphokinase; this translates as MTAIDTKNLCIFTGNANPKLAKEIVDYIGVELGNAYVGHFNNGETQVMIDESVRGKDVFLIQPTCQPVNDSLMELLIMVDACKRASARNITAVIPYYAYARQDRKTRGREPISAKLVADLLTTAGVTRVMTMDLHAGQIQGFFDIPLDHLVGVPILSEFITNKNLENIVVVSPDLGGVTRARQLADRLQAPIAIIEKRRPMPGVAEVMNLIGCVEGKTAVIIDDIVDTAGSLVEGAKALERMGAKEVYACCTHAILSDPAVDRINKSNIKELIITNSIPLTKEKESEKIKALSVAKAFGEAIIRVYTNTSVSGLFDK
- a CDS encoding radical SAM protein, with translation MITALYADENGEIFDDPAYRGVGRVGDEFIPLKEEDLIPLPEGADLMFLPGRLAVGLQDNAFEPLTGRAVAAILPAGYTRTHMPAFMKVEDEAMLPLYGYTAVVLYKDELYVTAIYTDENAKWQPLHYNTRDLKKFVKRTRKELPQNRIVEQVANCSLQWHCCTAQNLFYRRWEAGIPTSPACNANCFGCISLQPSECCPSPQNRIDFTPTPAEIAAVGIYHLENAPEAIISFGQGCEGEPSLAAVNIAEGMKQIRAVTKRGQININTNAGYTEGIKKIVDAGLDTMRVSIISARKDSYQAYYRSNYTLAAVIESIAYAKANGIYVSLNMLFFPGFNDREEELEAWKIFLAETKVDMIQIRNLNIDPDAFLAIMPRKQGKVCGVKTFIKEIQAAFPKLIIGSFSHYIESL
- the pth gene encoding aminoacyl-tRNA hydrolase translates to MKIIVGLGNPGQEYSKTRHNVGFMVIDAIAAHLGVSNWKNKFEAQIAECKIGSEAVLLVKPQTYMNLSGNAVGAIMRWYKLNVEDVIAVYDDMDIAVGHVKLKKRGSSGGHRGVESMLLNLGKEEFTRVRIGIGRPLPNWTVVDHVLAKFPDEDQAAIDQLAEELIPVIECIVKQGIDKAMNGYNKKKV